A portion of the Ricinus communis isolate WT05 ecotype wild-type chromosome 10, ASM1957865v1, whole genome shotgun sequence genome contains these proteins:
- the LOC8263201 gene encoding uncharacterized protein LOC8263201 isoform X1, with the protein METQAYFDGRIGGRENDDYDAIVVGSGYGGSVAACRLSMAGIKVCLIEKGRRWNAKDFPTDTLQIMSAVRLENRNLGISFGPKDALFQVYEQNDSVAAVACGLGGGSLVNAGVMLSTPVRARRNSKWPKAWEKDWDICEASAVAMLRVQSIPVRFPIAKVMQKIAEGDDKETPASLLKLSVNFDVEGSPSNAMTPQQKSSCVACGNCISGCPYDAKNSTDKNYLLSAVQRGCNVRTKCQVKYVVENTGEILQQDRIGGKRRRWRVYLNEIDYIASDFVILSAGVFGTTEILFQSQLRGLTLSESLGSGFSCNGNTVAYLAGSAAPLNGYGLDKEQMPKIPFHKRPGPSISSSYTYSMGFTIQTAILPRAYPYLLFKGIMTYGWPTGYWLFHGIIDKLKHVIGLKSAQAIVLNAMGYDESDGHIMLDKVTEKICFNPARDPLLSRKIEVYQKLTKKLGGILFMSRYRSTAVHLLGGCNASLDSVGGVCNHNGQIFNSKTAASVHPGLYVCDASLIPCSVGINPSLTIATVAEHVSRNLVQDILEYNSKRGVNFDILTADENPVLVNEKNLDNGQNSTVLIKETMRGYVGGMPCTAYLKMKMNAQYQKGSGEYNSPSRGSHPLLRGKVGGYVVIRSIEKDKLHIIDGEVDMCLVDCRTPYTQYMHYHLLLAGSSGSRYILEGKKILNPYLFALYAWKETRTLHVTFKKVAMNSSRDTAVLLKGELQVSFMELLKSFISLGRNRGGTFIYLLLQTFVRTYILKIPRGSHMDFIRNDSCHKPYPSSTLHKMETEDGQIINCRQWKCIQHPQGLKEEKQLNPVLLLNGYSTESYWLPTEPRDFVRTLLQEGHEIWLLQSRVHPMNPANSFTIEDIGKYDIPAAFSKILELHGPSTKIHVVAHCAGGLAAHIALMGGHVSACHIASLSCTNSSMFFKLTTLPRIKMWLPLVPVSMAVLGKNNILPLLETTKASFRHWLLKQIARWIPRYERCTCKECEIFSGIFGNAYWHENVSPTMHQWLNEHSASMLPMGGFPHLRKICNSGFIVDSNGNNSYLIHPERMAVSTLYISGGRSLLVTPETSFLANKYMKLHQPGFRHERVVVDGFGHSDLLIGEKSYEKVFPHILSHIKLAELEGNGVTSFEKKKYSKEVLEWSDDPYRGYEGFGSWFSHLTVILFLFLVFVFLLM; encoded by the exons ATGGAGACACAAGCATATTTCGATGGAAGGATAGGAGGAAGAGAAAATGATGATTATGATGCTATTGTTGTAGGTTCCGGATATGGTGGCTCTGTTGCAGCTTGTCGATTATCAATGGCAGGAATAAAGGTTTGTTTAATAGAGAAAGGCCGAAGATGGAATGCCAAGGATTTCCCAACTGATACTTTGCAGATTATGTCAGCTGTGAGGTTGGAGAACAGAAATTTAGGCATCAGTTTTGGCCCAAAAGATGCTTTATTTCAG GTGTatgaacaaaatgattctgtaGCGGCAGTGGCTTGTGGGCTAGGTGGCGGTTCTCTAGTCAATGCAGGAGTTATGCTGTCAACCCCAGTTCGTGCTAGAAGGAATTCAAAATGGCCTAAGGCATGGGAAAAGGATTGGGATATTTGTGAAGCTTCTGCTGTGGCAATGCTGAGAGTACAAAGCATTCCAGTCAGGTTTCCAATTGCAAAAGTAATGCAAAAAATAGCTGAAGGAGACGATAAAGAAACTCCAGCCAGCTTGCTGAAGCTCAGCGTAAATTTTGATGTTGAAGGATCTCCATCTAATGCAATGACGCCTCAACAGAAGAGTAGTTGCGTAGCCTGTGGAAATTGCATTTCCGGGTGTCCTTATGATGCCAAAAATTCCActgataaaaattatcttcTTTCGGCGGTCCAG AGAGGGTGCAATGTAAGAACCAAGTGCCAAGTTAAGTATGTGGTTGAGAACACAGGTGAAATTCTCCAACAAGACAGAATCGGTGGGAAAAGAAGACGATGGCGTGTTTACTTAAATGAGATTGACTATATAGCCTCTGATTTTGTAATCCTGTCAG CTGGAGTTTTTGGCACAACTGAAATACTTTTTCAGTCGCAATTGAGAGGATTGACTCTTTCAGAATCTCTAGGATCTGGATTCAGCTGTAATGGCAATACAGTTGCTTATCTTGCTGGAAGTGCTGCACCCTTGAATGGTTATGGACTGGATAAAGAACAGATGCCAAAGATACCTTTTCACAAGCGGCCAGGACCATCCATCTCATCATCGTACACATATTCAATGGGTTTCACAATCCAG ACTGCTATACTTCCAAGGGCTTATCCTTACTTGCTGTTTAAAGGGATTATGACTTATGGATGGCCAACTGGTTACTGGCTCTTTCATGGGATAATTGACAAGCTGAAACATGTTATAGGTTTGAAATCAGCCCAAGCAATTGTTCTCAATGCAATGGGATATGATGAAAGTGATGGGCATATCATGTTGGACAAAGTCACAGAAAAAATCTGCTTTAATCCAGCCCGTGATCCTTTACTCTCAAGAAAAATAGAAGTCTATCAAAAACTTACCAAGAAATTAGGGGGAATCCTCTTTATGTCTAGGTATAGGAGCACCGCAGTTCATCTTTTAGGCGGATGCAATGCATCATTGGATTCCGTAGGCGGAGTATGCAACCACAATGGTCAGATTTTTAACTCAAAAACTGCCGCCTCTGTGCACCCAGGCCTGTATGTTTGCGATGCTTCTTTAATCCCATGTTCTGTTGGCATTAATCCATCTCTTACTATTGCAACAGTAGCTGAGCATGTAAGTAGGAACCTTGTGCAAGATATTCTCGAGTACAACAGCAAAAGAGGTGTAAACTTTGACATTTTAACTGCTGATGAGAATCCTGTCTTAGTCAATGagaaaaatttagataatgGCCAGAATTCAACTGTTCTAATCAAAGAAACCATGAGAGGCTATGTGGGGGGTATGCCATGCACGGCTTAtctcaaaatgaaaatgaatgcTCAGTATCAAAAAGGGTCTGGTGAATATAATTCGCCAAGCAGAGGATCTCATCCTCTGCTGAGGGGAAAGGTTGGTGGGTATGTGGTGATAAGATCCATCGAGAAGGATAAACTACACATCATAGATGGTGAAGTAGATATGTGTTTGGTTGACTGCAGAACTCCATACACACAGTATATGCACTATCATCTTCTCCTTGCGGGTTCTTCTGGTTCAAG ATATATTCTTGAGGGAAAAAAGATTTTGAATCCATATCTCTTTGCATTATATGCTTGGAAAGAGACAAGGACACTGCATGTTACATTTAAAAAAGTTGCGATGAACAGCTCAAGGGACACAGCAGTGCTTTTGAAAGGAGAGCTTCAAGTTTCCTTCATGGAGCTTCTGAAGAGCTTCATAAGCCTCGGACGAAACAGAGGAGGAACATTCATCTATCTTCTCCTGCAGACTTTTGTGAGAACCTACATCTTAAAGATACCGCGAGGGAGTCATATGGATTTCATCCGAAATGATTCTTGCCATAAACCTTATCCAAGCAGCACTCTCCATAAAATGGAAACAG AAGATGGACAAATTATCAATTGCAGGCAATGGAAATGCATTCAACATCCACAAGGGCTTAAAGAAGAGAAACAACTGAATCCTGTTCTCCTTCTCAATGGTTATTCTACTGAAAGTTACTGGCTGCCAACAGAACCTCGTGATTTTGTCAGAACTTTACTGCAAGAAGGGCATGAAATATGGCTACTGCAATCAAGAGTGCACCCTATGAATCCTGCAAACAGTTTCACTATCGAAGATATTGGAAAATATGATATCCCAGCTG CATTTAGTAAGATCCTTGAATTGCATGGACCGAGCACCAAAATACATGTAGTTGCACATTGCGCTGGAGGCTTAGCCGCTCATATAGCTCTCATGGGAGGGCATGTCTCCGCATGCCATATCGCTTCACTATCTTGTACCAACTCTTCAATGTTTTTTAAGCTTACTACACTACCCAGAATCAAAATGTGGCTTCCTCTAGTTCCT GTATCAATGGCTGTACTAGGCAAGAATAATATCCTACCTTTGCTGGAAACAACAAAAGCAAGTTTCCGACACTGGCTCTTGAAACAAATCGCCCGTTGGATACCGCGATACGAGAGATGCACCTGCAAGGAATGCGAGATCTTTTCTGGAATATTTGGGAATGCATATTGGCATGAGAACGTGAGTCCCACAATGCACCAATGGCTGAATGAGCATAGCGCCTCCATGCTCCCCATGGGAGGATTTCCTCACCTTAGAAAAATCTGCAATTCTGGATTTATTGTGGACAGTAATGGTAACAACTCATACTTAATCCATCCAGAGAGGATGGCAGTCTCTACACTGTATATCTCCGGTGGGCGGAGCCTCCTGGTGACACCGGAGACTTCATTTCTTGCCAACAAGTACATGAAACTGCACCAACCAGGTTTTAGACATGAAAGAGTGGTTGTTGATGGGTTTGGACATTCAGATTTATTAATTGGAGAGAAATCTTATGAGAAGGTTTTTCCTCATATCTTATCTCATATAAAATTGGCTGAATTAGAAGGAAATGGTGTGACGAGCTTTGAGAAAAAGAAGTACAGTAAAGAGGTATTAGAATGGAGTGATGATCCCTACAGAGGATATGAAGGATTTGGAAGTTGGTTTTCTCATTTGACTGTTATTTTGTTCCTGTTTTTGGTGTTTGTTTTTTTACTGATGTGA
- the LOC8263201 gene encoding uncharacterized protein LOC8263201 isoform X2 — protein MAGIKVCLIEKGRRWNAKDFPTDTLQIMSAVRLENRNLGISFGPKDALFQVYEQNDSVAAVACGLGGGSLVNAGVMLSTPVRARRNSKWPKAWEKDWDICEASAVAMLRVQSIPVRFPIAKVMQKIAEGDDKETPASLLKLSVNFDVEGSPSNAMTPQQKSSCVACGNCISGCPYDAKNSTDKNYLLSAVQRGCNVRTKCQVKYVVENTGEILQQDRIGGKRRRWRVYLNEIDYIASDFVILSAGVFGTTEILFQSQLRGLTLSESLGSGFSCNGNTVAYLAGSAAPLNGYGLDKEQMPKIPFHKRPGPSISSSYTYSMGFTIQTAILPRAYPYLLFKGIMTYGWPTGYWLFHGIIDKLKHVIGLKSAQAIVLNAMGYDESDGHIMLDKVTEKICFNPARDPLLSRKIEVYQKLTKKLGGILFMSRYRSTAVHLLGGCNASLDSVGGVCNHNGQIFNSKTAASVHPGLYVCDASLIPCSVGINPSLTIATVAEHVSRNLVQDILEYNSKRGVNFDILTADENPVLVNEKNLDNGQNSTVLIKETMRGYVGGMPCTAYLKMKMNAQYQKGSGEYNSPSRGSHPLLRGKVGGYVVIRSIEKDKLHIIDGEVDMCLVDCRTPYTQYMHYHLLLAGSSGSRYILEGKKILNPYLFALYAWKETRTLHVTFKKVAMNSSRDTAVLLKGELQVSFMELLKSFISLGRNRGGTFIYLLLQTFVRTYILKIPRGSHMDFIRNDSCHKPYPSSTLHKMETEDGQIINCRQWKCIQHPQGLKEEKQLNPVLLLNGYSTESYWLPTEPRDFVRTLLQEGHEIWLLQSRVHPMNPANSFTIEDIGKYDIPAAFSKILELHGPSTKIHVVAHCAGGLAAHIALMGGHVSACHIASLSCTNSSMFFKLTTLPRIKMWLPLVPVSMAVLGKNNILPLLETTKASFRHWLLKQIARWIPRYERCTCKECEIFSGIFGNAYWHENVSPTMHQWLNEHSASMLPMGGFPHLRKICNSGFIVDSNGNNSYLIHPERMAVSTLYISGGRSLLVTPETSFLANKYMKLHQPGFRHERVVVDGFGHSDLLIGEKSYEKVFPHILSHIKLAELEGNGVTSFEKKKYSKEVLEWSDDPYRGYEGFGSWFSHLTVILFLFLVFVFLLM, from the exons ATGGCAGGAATAAAGGTTTGTTTAATAGAGAAAGGCCGAAGATGGAATGCCAAGGATTTCCCAACTGATACTTTGCAGATTATGTCAGCTGTGAGGTTGGAGAACAGAAATTTAGGCATCAGTTTTGGCCCAAAAGATGCTTTATTTCAG GTGTatgaacaaaatgattctgtaGCGGCAGTGGCTTGTGGGCTAGGTGGCGGTTCTCTAGTCAATGCAGGAGTTATGCTGTCAACCCCAGTTCGTGCTAGAAGGAATTCAAAATGGCCTAAGGCATGGGAAAAGGATTGGGATATTTGTGAAGCTTCTGCTGTGGCAATGCTGAGAGTACAAAGCATTCCAGTCAGGTTTCCAATTGCAAAAGTAATGCAAAAAATAGCTGAAGGAGACGATAAAGAAACTCCAGCCAGCTTGCTGAAGCTCAGCGTAAATTTTGATGTTGAAGGATCTCCATCTAATGCAATGACGCCTCAACAGAAGAGTAGTTGCGTAGCCTGTGGAAATTGCATTTCCGGGTGTCCTTATGATGCCAAAAATTCCActgataaaaattatcttcTTTCGGCGGTCCAG AGAGGGTGCAATGTAAGAACCAAGTGCCAAGTTAAGTATGTGGTTGAGAACACAGGTGAAATTCTCCAACAAGACAGAATCGGTGGGAAAAGAAGACGATGGCGTGTTTACTTAAATGAGATTGACTATATAGCCTCTGATTTTGTAATCCTGTCAG CTGGAGTTTTTGGCACAACTGAAATACTTTTTCAGTCGCAATTGAGAGGATTGACTCTTTCAGAATCTCTAGGATCTGGATTCAGCTGTAATGGCAATACAGTTGCTTATCTTGCTGGAAGTGCTGCACCCTTGAATGGTTATGGACTGGATAAAGAACAGATGCCAAAGATACCTTTTCACAAGCGGCCAGGACCATCCATCTCATCATCGTACACATATTCAATGGGTTTCACAATCCAG ACTGCTATACTTCCAAGGGCTTATCCTTACTTGCTGTTTAAAGGGATTATGACTTATGGATGGCCAACTGGTTACTGGCTCTTTCATGGGATAATTGACAAGCTGAAACATGTTATAGGTTTGAAATCAGCCCAAGCAATTGTTCTCAATGCAATGGGATATGATGAAAGTGATGGGCATATCATGTTGGACAAAGTCACAGAAAAAATCTGCTTTAATCCAGCCCGTGATCCTTTACTCTCAAGAAAAATAGAAGTCTATCAAAAACTTACCAAGAAATTAGGGGGAATCCTCTTTATGTCTAGGTATAGGAGCACCGCAGTTCATCTTTTAGGCGGATGCAATGCATCATTGGATTCCGTAGGCGGAGTATGCAACCACAATGGTCAGATTTTTAACTCAAAAACTGCCGCCTCTGTGCACCCAGGCCTGTATGTTTGCGATGCTTCTTTAATCCCATGTTCTGTTGGCATTAATCCATCTCTTACTATTGCAACAGTAGCTGAGCATGTAAGTAGGAACCTTGTGCAAGATATTCTCGAGTACAACAGCAAAAGAGGTGTAAACTTTGACATTTTAACTGCTGATGAGAATCCTGTCTTAGTCAATGagaaaaatttagataatgGCCAGAATTCAACTGTTCTAATCAAAGAAACCATGAGAGGCTATGTGGGGGGTATGCCATGCACGGCTTAtctcaaaatgaaaatgaatgcTCAGTATCAAAAAGGGTCTGGTGAATATAATTCGCCAAGCAGAGGATCTCATCCTCTGCTGAGGGGAAAGGTTGGTGGGTATGTGGTGATAAGATCCATCGAGAAGGATAAACTACACATCATAGATGGTGAAGTAGATATGTGTTTGGTTGACTGCAGAACTCCATACACACAGTATATGCACTATCATCTTCTCCTTGCGGGTTCTTCTGGTTCAAG ATATATTCTTGAGGGAAAAAAGATTTTGAATCCATATCTCTTTGCATTATATGCTTGGAAAGAGACAAGGACACTGCATGTTACATTTAAAAAAGTTGCGATGAACAGCTCAAGGGACACAGCAGTGCTTTTGAAAGGAGAGCTTCAAGTTTCCTTCATGGAGCTTCTGAAGAGCTTCATAAGCCTCGGACGAAACAGAGGAGGAACATTCATCTATCTTCTCCTGCAGACTTTTGTGAGAACCTACATCTTAAAGATACCGCGAGGGAGTCATATGGATTTCATCCGAAATGATTCTTGCCATAAACCTTATCCAAGCAGCACTCTCCATAAAATGGAAACAG AAGATGGACAAATTATCAATTGCAGGCAATGGAAATGCATTCAACATCCACAAGGGCTTAAAGAAGAGAAACAACTGAATCCTGTTCTCCTTCTCAATGGTTATTCTACTGAAAGTTACTGGCTGCCAACAGAACCTCGTGATTTTGTCAGAACTTTACTGCAAGAAGGGCATGAAATATGGCTACTGCAATCAAGAGTGCACCCTATGAATCCTGCAAACAGTTTCACTATCGAAGATATTGGAAAATATGATATCCCAGCTG CATTTAGTAAGATCCTTGAATTGCATGGACCGAGCACCAAAATACATGTAGTTGCACATTGCGCTGGAGGCTTAGCCGCTCATATAGCTCTCATGGGAGGGCATGTCTCCGCATGCCATATCGCTTCACTATCTTGTACCAACTCTTCAATGTTTTTTAAGCTTACTACACTACCCAGAATCAAAATGTGGCTTCCTCTAGTTCCT GTATCAATGGCTGTACTAGGCAAGAATAATATCCTACCTTTGCTGGAAACAACAAAAGCAAGTTTCCGACACTGGCTCTTGAAACAAATCGCCCGTTGGATACCGCGATACGAGAGATGCACCTGCAAGGAATGCGAGATCTTTTCTGGAATATTTGGGAATGCATATTGGCATGAGAACGTGAGTCCCACAATGCACCAATGGCTGAATGAGCATAGCGCCTCCATGCTCCCCATGGGAGGATTTCCTCACCTTAGAAAAATCTGCAATTCTGGATTTATTGTGGACAGTAATGGTAACAACTCATACTTAATCCATCCAGAGAGGATGGCAGTCTCTACACTGTATATCTCCGGTGGGCGGAGCCTCCTGGTGACACCGGAGACTTCATTTCTTGCCAACAAGTACATGAAACTGCACCAACCAGGTTTTAGACATGAAAGAGTGGTTGTTGATGGGTTTGGACATTCAGATTTATTAATTGGAGAGAAATCTTATGAGAAGGTTTTTCCTCATATCTTATCTCATATAAAATTGGCTGAATTAGAAGGAAATGGTGTGACGAGCTTTGAGAAAAAGAAGTACAGTAAAGAGGTATTAGAATGGAGTGATGATCCCTACAGAGGATATGAAGGATTTGGAAGTTGGTTTTCTCATTTGACTGTTATTTTGTTCCTGTTTTTGGTGTTTGTTTTTTTACTGATGTGA